In Aedes albopictus strain Foshan chromosome 3, AalbF5, whole genome shotgun sequence, the following are encoded in one genomic region:
- the LOC109410645 gene encoding peptidyl-prolyl cis-trans isomerase Fkbp12, translated as MGVQVVTLAAGDEATYPKTGQVAVVHYTGTLSDGKVFDSSRTRGKPFRFTVGRGEVIRGWDEGVAQMSVGQRAKLVCSPDYAYGSRGHPGVIPPNATLTFDVELLRVE; from the exons ATGGGTGTCCAGGTCGTTACGCTAGCCGCCGGAGACG AGGCAACCTACCCTAAAACTGGCCAGGTCGCCGTGGTGCACTACACCGGTACGTTGTCCGATGGAAAAGTGTTCGATTCGTCCCGCACCCGCGGTAAGCCGTTCCGGTTCACCGTTGGACGCGGAGAGGTCATCCGCGGATGGGATGAGGGTGTCGCCCAG ATGTCCGTTGGACAGCGTGCCAAGTTGGTCTGCTCTCCGGACTACGCCTACGGTAGCCGCGGCCATCCAGGAGTCATCCCACCAAATGCCACCCTCACCTTCGACGTCGAGCTGTTGAGGGTTGAATAA